In a genomic window of Saccharothrix sp. HUAS TT1:
- a CDS encoding NTP pyrophosphohydrolase — translation MTIPLLVVDAANVVGSVPDGWWRDRAGAAARLRDDLVEVAERGLPNLPGPLEVVLVVEGKARHVESVPGVHVVSAPGSGDDTIVDVVRANPPDRPCLVITADRALRHRVEALNATVLGPRTVR, via the coding sequence ATGACCATCCCCCTCCTGGTGGTGGACGCGGCCAACGTGGTCGGCTCCGTCCCCGACGGCTGGTGGCGCGACCGCGCCGGCGCCGCCGCCCGGCTCCGGGACGACCTGGTCGAGGTGGCCGAACGCGGTTTGCCCAACCTCCCAGGCCCGCTGGAAGTGGTCCTCGTGGTCGAGGGCAAGGCGCGGCACGTCGAGTCGGTCCCCGGTGTCCACGTGGTCTCCGCCCCCGGATCGGGTGACGACACGATCGTGGACGTGGTCCGCGCCAACCCACCGGACCGCCCCTGCCTGGTGATCACCGCCGACCGCGCCCTGCGCCACCGCGTGGAAGCCCTGAACGCCACCGTCCTGGGCCCGCGCACCGTCCGCTGA
- a CDS encoding SIMPL domain-containing protein has product MAEVVTKGVGKVERTADRAEVQVSFETKGPTRNEAVDALTARVAEVEPALGQPGVEVRSRQLSVHDDWNGKRRHGSRATQNYVVRVNDVAALDDLLAALVLAEPTWLSGPTWQLGDDAEAVREAQREAVLDARRRAEGYTAALGARLGPLQLLTDGDAELWATEARGMRAAGYGGGAPGVPPQVDQLNLEAQQIVVTVRCTASWTLLD; this is encoded by the coding sequence ATGGCTGAGGTGGTGACGAAGGGCGTCGGCAAGGTCGAGCGGACCGCCGACCGCGCCGAGGTGCAGGTGAGCTTCGAGACCAAGGGCCCGACGCGCAACGAGGCGGTGGACGCGCTGACCGCGCGGGTCGCCGAGGTGGAGCCCGCGCTCGGGCAGCCCGGCGTCGAGGTGCGGTCGCGGCAGCTCAGCGTGCACGACGACTGGAACGGCAAGCGCCGGCACGGCAGCCGCGCGACGCAGAACTACGTGGTGCGGGTCAACGACGTCGCCGCGCTGGACGACCTGCTGGCCGCGCTCGTGCTCGCCGAGCCGACGTGGCTGAGCGGGCCGACGTGGCAGCTCGGCGACGACGCGGAGGCCGTCCGCGAGGCGCAGCGCGAGGCCGTGCTGGACGCGCGCCGGCGTGCCGAGGGGTACACGGCCGCGCTCGGCGCGCGGCTCGGCCCGCTCCAGCTGCTGACCGACGGCGACGCCGAGCTCTGGGCGACCGAGGCGCGCGGCATGCGGGCGGCCGGCTACGGCGGCGGCGCGCCCGGCGTGCCGCCGCAGGTGGACCAGCTGAACCTGGAGGCGCAGCAGATCGTGGTCACGGTCCGCTGCACGGCCTCGTGGACGCTCCTCGACTGA
- a CDS encoding NHL domain-containing thioredoxin family protein, producing the protein MTTAQRRRARVRAPELVGRGWLNTGGRDIKLADLRGKIVLLDFWSFCCINCLHVLDELRPLEAEFADVLVTVGVHSPKFVHEAEPAALEAAVERYEVEHAVLDDPELTTWQNYAVKAWPTLVLVDPEGYVVHVAAGEGHLDALRQVVSEIVAEHDAKGTLHRGTGPYVAPPPRETELRFPAKAVLTGNNTLLVSDSAHHGLVELELDGETVIRRIGTGERGRRDGLNPTFSEPAGIALLPDHVAAEVGYHVVVADTVNHLLRGLDLGTGEVTTVAGTGEQWRAGDTDGPADAIDLTSPWDVAWWEPAGGVAIAMAGNHTLGLFKPLERRVERLAGTTVEGLHDGPAPEAHFAQTSGLAADGDRLWLVDSETSALRRLDADRTVRTVVGKGLFDFGHRDGPADQALFQHPLGVAVLPGGQVAVADTYNGAIRRYDPSTGEVSTLATDVAEPSDAVLVDGELVVVASAAHRLERPVAPGARLVSGDAHQVRRPPSVIAPGEVELAVVFTPPTGQKLDDRFGPSTRLEVTSSPPGLLEAGAGVGADLVRVLRVAEGVTEGVLHVVAQAASCTDDPAVEHPVCKLARQDWGVPIRVVRGGPHRLPLMMGGLDEGI; encoded by the coding sequence GTGACGACCGCACAACGCCGCCGCGCCCGCGTCCGCGCCCCCGAGCTGGTGGGCCGCGGCTGGCTCAACACCGGTGGCCGGGACATCAAGCTGGCCGACCTGCGCGGCAAGATCGTGCTGCTCGACTTCTGGTCCTTCTGCTGCATCAACTGCCTGCACGTGCTGGACGAGCTGCGCCCCCTCGAAGCCGAGTTCGCCGACGTCCTGGTCACCGTCGGCGTGCACTCGCCCAAGTTCGTCCACGAGGCCGAGCCCGCCGCCCTCGAAGCCGCCGTCGAGCGGTACGAGGTGGAGCACGCGGTGCTGGACGACCCCGAGCTGACGACGTGGCAGAACTACGCGGTGAAGGCGTGGCCCACGCTCGTCCTGGTCGACCCGGAGGGCTACGTCGTGCACGTCGCCGCCGGCGAGGGCCACCTCGACGCCCTGCGGCAGGTGGTGTCCGAGATCGTCGCCGAGCACGACGCCAAGGGCACCCTGCACCGCGGCACGGGCCCGTACGTCGCCCCGCCACCCCGCGAGACCGAGCTCCGGTTCCCCGCCAAGGCCGTCCTCACCGGGAACAACACCCTCCTGGTCAGCGACTCCGCGCACCACGGCCTGGTCGAGCTGGAACTCGACGGCGAGACCGTGATCCGGCGCATCGGCACCGGCGAGCGCGGTCGCCGCGACGGCCTGAACCCCACCTTCTCCGAACCGGCGGGCATCGCGCTGCTGCCCGACCACGTCGCCGCGGAGGTCGGCTACCACGTCGTCGTCGCCGACACGGTCAACCACCTCCTGCGCGGCCTCGACCTGGGCACCGGCGAGGTCACCACCGTCGCGGGCACCGGCGAGCAGTGGCGCGCCGGCGACACCGACGGCCCGGCCGACGCGATCGACCTCACCAGCCCGTGGGACGTGGCCTGGTGGGAGCCGGCGGGCGGCGTCGCCATCGCCATGGCGGGCAACCACACGCTGGGCCTGTTCAAGCCGCTGGAACGCCGCGTCGAACGCCTCGCCGGCACCACCGTCGAGGGCCTGCACGACGGCCCGGCGCCGGAAGCGCACTTCGCCCAGACCTCGGGCCTGGCCGCCGACGGCGACCGGCTGTGGCTGGTCGACTCGGAGACCTCCGCGCTGCGCCGGCTGGACGCCGACCGCACCGTGCGCACCGTCGTCGGCAAGGGCCTGTTCGACTTCGGCCACCGCGACGGCCCGGCCGACCAGGCGCTGTTCCAGCACCCGCTCGGCGTGGCGGTCCTGCCCGGCGGCCAGGTCGCCGTCGCCGACACCTACAACGGCGCGATCCGCCGCTACGACCCGTCGACCGGCGAGGTGTCCACGCTGGCCACCGACGTCGCCGAGCCGTCCGACGCGGTCCTGGTCGACGGCGAGCTGGTCGTCGTCGCCTCCGCCGCGCACCGCCTGGAACGCCCCGTCGCCCCCGGCGCGCGGCTGGTCAGCGGCGACGCGCACCAGGTGCGCCGGCCGCCGTCGGTGATCGCGCCCGGCGAGGTGGAGCTGGCGGTCGTCTTCACCCCGCCGACCGGCCAGAAGCTGGACGACCGGTTCGGCCCGTCCACCCGGCTGGAGGTCACCAGCTCACCGCCGGGGCTGCTGGAGGCGGGCGCGGGCGTCGGCGCCGACCTGGTGCGCGTGCTGCGGGTCGCCGAGGGCGTCACGGAGGGTGTCCTGCACGTCGTCGCGCAGGCCGCGAGCTGCACGGACGACCCGGCGGTCGAACACCCGGTGTGCAAGCTGGCCCGCCAGGACTGGGGTGTGCCCATCCGGGTGGTGCGGGGCGGGCCGCACCGGCTACCCCTCATGATGGGTGGCCTCGACGAGGGCATCTAG
- a CDS encoding co-chaperone GroES has product MLHDRVMVRISPEDGERRSSGGIVIPATAQMAKRLAWGDVLGVGTNVRHIKVGDRVLFNPEDQFEVEVQGHAYLVMRERDVHATATERTDHGTGLYL; this is encoded by the coding sequence ATGCTGCACGACCGCGTGATGGTGCGGATCTCGCCGGAGGACGGCGAACGCCGCAGCAGCGGCGGCATCGTGATCCCGGCGACCGCCCAGATGGCCAAGCGGCTGGCCTGGGGGGACGTGCTGGGCGTCGGCACGAACGTGCGGCACATCAAGGTCGGCGACCGGGTGCTGTTCAACCCGGAGGACCAGTTCGAGGTCGAGGTGCAGGGCCACGCCTACCTCGTCATGCGAGAACGGGACGTGCACGCGACCGCCACCGAGCGGACGGACCACGGGACCGGGCTCTACCTGTGA
- a CDS encoding 3-oxoacyl-ACP reductase, which yields MDRYQSFARSGLGRFVVGKLGLPDPYPLRRHSPGQPALDGPVLLGGGDRLLEPVRSVARSTGLDVVDTAVDGVRHGALVFDASGIDSVERLRELHAFFHPVIRSLAPSGRVVVLGTPPELAESQVAQRALEGFTRSVGKELKRGGTAQLVHVEPGAEDAVGSTLRFLLSGRSAYVSGQVVRVGPADVEEPADRDRPLAGKVALVTGAARGIGAAIADVLGRDGAHVVCLDVPAQGEELSAVANRVGGASVQLDITAPDAPARLVDHLTGRHGGVDVVVHNAGITRDRTLGRMDADRWDAVVQVNLASPERVNEALLAAGALRPNGRIIGVSSIAGIAGNVGQTNYAATKAGVIGMVDARSRQLAGRAAVNAVAPGFIETKMTAAVPLFIREAGRRMNSVSQGGLPVDVAEAVAWFAHPASAGVTGNVVRVCGQSLLGA from the coding sequence ATGGATCGTTACCAGTCGTTCGCCAGGTCCGGTCTCGGGCGGTTCGTCGTCGGCAAGCTGGGCCTGCCGGACCCGTACCCGCTGCGCCGCCACTCACCCGGACAACCCGCCCTGGACGGGCCCGTGCTGCTCGGTGGCGGCGACCGGCTGCTGGAACCGGTCCGCTCGGTGGCGCGGTCGACGGGCCTGGACGTGGTCGACACGGCGGTCGACGGCGTCCGGCACGGCGCGCTGGTGTTCGACGCGTCCGGCATCGACTCGGTCGAGCGGCTGCGCGAGCTGCACGCGTTCTTCCACCCGGTGATCCGCTCGCTCGCGCCGTCCGGTCGGGTGGTCGTGCTCGGCACGCCGCCCGAGCTGGCCGAGTCGCAGGTCGCGCAGCGCGCGCTGGAGGGGTTCACGCGCAGCGTCGGCAAGGAGCTGAAGCGGGGCGGCACGGCCCAGCTGGTGCACGTCGAGCCCGGCGCCGAGGACGCGGTCGGGTCGACCCTGCGGTTCCTGCTGTCCGGCCGGTCGGCGTACGTGTCCGGCCAGGTGGTGCGGGTCGGGCCGGCCGACGTCGAGGAGCCCGCGGACCGGGACCGGCCGCTGGCCGGGAAGGTCGCGCTGGTCACCGGCGCGGCGCGGGGCATCGGCGCGGCGATCGCCGACGTGCTCGGCCGCGACGGCGCGCACGTGGTGTGCCTGGACGTGCCCGCGCAGGGCGAAGAGCTGTCCGCGGTGGCCAACCGGGTCGGCGGCGCCTCGGTCCAGCTCGACATCACCGCGCCGGACGCGCCCGCGCGGCTCGTCGACCACCTCACCGGGCGGCACGGCGGCGTGGACGTCGTGGTGCACAACGCGGGCATCACCCGCGACCGCACGCTCGGCCGGATGGACGCCGACCGGTGGGACGCGGTGGTCCAGGTCAACCTGGCCTCGCCGGAACGGGTCAACGAGGCGTTGCTCGCCGCCGGCGCGCTGCGGCCCAACGGCCGGATCATCGGCGTCTCGTCCATCGCGGGCATCGCGGGCAACGTCGGCCAGACCAACTACGCCGCCACCAAGGCGGGCGTGATCGGCATGGTCGACGCGCGGTCGCGGCAGCTCGCGGGCCGGGCCGCGGTGAACGCGGTCGCGCCCGGGTTCATCGAGACGAAGATGACCGCGGCGGTGCCGCTGTTCATCCGCGAGGCGGGGCGGCGGATGAACAGCGTGTCGCAGGGCGGCCTGCCGGTGGACGTCGCCGAGGCCGTCGCGTGGTTCGCGCACCCCGCGTCGGCCGGCGTGACCGGCAACGTCGTGCGGGTCTGCGGGCAGAGCCTGCTGGGCGCGTGA
- a CDS encoding acetyl-CoA C-acetyltransferase yields the protein MARVAILGGNRIPFARSNGPYATASNQDMLTTTLDGLVSRFGLRGERLGEVVAGAVLKHSRDFNLVREAVLGSGLSAATPAHDLQQACGTGLQAVIAVANKIALGQIEVGIAGGVDTTSDAPIGVNEDLRGVLLEFNRARGAGAKLKAALKLRPKHVVPDVPRNGEPRTGLSMGEHAAITAREWGIGREEQDELAAASHHNLAAAYERGFFDDLVTPYRGLTRDQNLRPDSSVEALARLKPVFGRGEGATMTAGNSTPLSDGASAVLLASEEWAAARSLPVLAHLTFTETAAVDYVHGGEGLLMAPTYAVPRMLARAGLSLQDFDFYEIHEAFASQVLATLKAWEDADFCRDRLGLDGPLGPVDRAKLNVNGSSLAAGHPFAATGGRIVATLAKLLAERGSGRGFISICAAGGQGVTAIVEREG from the coding sequence ATGGCCCGAGTAGCCATCCTCGGCGGCAACCGCATCCCGTTCGCCCGCTCGAACGGCCCCTACGCCACGGCGTCGAACCAGGACATGCTGACCACCACCCTGGACGGCCTGGTCAGCAGGTTCGGCCTGCGGGGCGAACGGCTCGGCGAGGTCGTCGCGGGCGCGGTGCTCAAGCACAGCCGCGACTTCAACCTGGTCCGCGAGGCCGTGCTGGGCAGCGGGCTGTCCGCCGCCACCCCCGCCCACGACCTGCAGCAGGCGTGCGGCACCGGCCTCCAGGCCGTGATCGCGGTGGCGAACAAGATCGCGCTCGGCCAGATCGAGGTCGGCATCGCGGGTGGCGTGGACACCACCAGCGACGCGCCGATCGGCGTGAACGAGGACCTGCGCGGCGTGCTGCTGGAGTTCAACCGGGCGCGCGGCGCCGGCGCGAAGCTCAAGGCGGCGCTGAAGCTGCGGCCCAAGCACGTGGTGCCGGACGTCCCGCGCAACGGCGAACCGCGCACCGGCCTGTCCATGGGCGAGCACGCGGCGATCACCGCCCGCGAGTGGGGCATCGGCCGCGAGGAGCAGGACGAGCTGGCCGCCGCCAGCCACCACAACCTCGCCGCCGCCTACGAGCGCGGCTTCTTCGACGACCTGGTCACGCCCTACCGGGGGCTGACCCGCGACCAGAACCTGCGGCCGGACTCGTCGGTGGAAGCGCTGGCCCGGCTCAAGCCGGTGTTCGGCCGCGGCGAGGGCGCGACGATGACCGCGGGCAACTCCACGCCGCTCAGCGACGGCGCGTCGGCCGTGCTGCTGGCGTCCGAGGAGTGGGCGGCGGCGCGGAGCCTGCCCGTGCTGGCCCACCTCACGTTCACCGAGACGGCCGCGGTCGACTACGTGCACGGCGGCGAGGGCCTGCTGATGGCGCCCACGTACGCGGTGCCGCGGATGCTCGCGCGCGCCGGGCTGTCGCTCCAGGACTTCGACTTCTACGAGATCCACGAGGCGTTCGCGTCCCAGGTGCTGGCGACGCTGAAGGCTTGGGAGGACGCGGACTTCTGCAGGGACCGGCTCGGGCTGGACGGGCCGCTCGGCCCGGTCGACCGGGCGAAGCTCAACGTCAACGGCTCGTCGCTGGCCGCCGGTCACCCGTTCGCGGCCACCGGCGGGCGGATCGTGGCCACCCTGGCGAAGCTGCTCGCGGAGCGGGGATCGGGTCGGGGCTTCATCTCGATCTGCGCGGCGGGTGGCCAGGGCGTTACGGCGATCGTGGAGCGCGAGGGCTGA